The sequence TGGCTGCAATAAATAACTAATGCCATGTGCCATACAGCCAAATATGTACATCAATCACAAAAATGGAGTAAGCTTTTCATATGGCACCCTAATTTCCTAACACAAAGAAAGCATCATCCATTGTCAAAAATACAAAAGATCATGATATTTGCAACACTTGTCTAAATTCGGCTCTTAccttttttcaggatttttttcacTTTAACATAGTTTCCTTGTTTAACATATTCGTGCAGTTGAGCTTCCAATGAATCATTTTTGATAGTACCAAGCTGGACTGGACAAGgtatggggagagggacagaatgAGCCATCCTGTTTCAGAGAAACAGATTAATAAATTATACTGAACCAAGGTCACAGCTAGAAAATGCAATGGTACAATCCACTTATTTTAGATTCAAATAGCTTAATAGCTATAATAATCACTACTAAGCGACTGCTTCTTCATCGCGAAATAGAGAAAGGGCAAGGATAGAGCTCGGAAAGCTCACTCTAATGGGCTCATCTGCAGTTCAGCTGATAATAACAAACCCACATGAAAATATGGTCTACACAGAAGGTTCGAATGTACTCATTAGAGACTTTGCTTATTGGACCCCGTGGCATCATAATGGAAATAGACTGAACTGTGTGCGGGGGTAAACAATGGTAGTGAGACAGAATTTAAGAGGACCCCGCTGAAGCAATGGTCAGAGTCCATCTAAGGGAATGATCCTAGCCCTGAGAGGTGCACAGACCTACAGGATCACAGGGCTCTGGATAAGGACAGTACAGAGCGAGTAAAACAGGCTACAGTTACTGGCTGCCTTCTGCTCACAGCCAGAGCCCCCAAACGCTTCTAATCacagggcactcagcaccttcccCGCACCTGGTGCATCCCGTATTCAGCACTTCGTCCCCCTTTTATCCCCTACTCACCGCGGCCGCACGCAACAGACTCCCATACACCCCACCATCCCGCGTGCCCTACCTTCACCCCCGTCCTACACCCCACCACCTCGCGCGCCCCGCACTCAGCACTCCCGCCTTCATCCCCCACCCCGCGTGACCCGCACCCTACACCCCCCCCGCACTCAGCACCCCCGCCCTACACCCCACCACCGCGCGCGCCCCGCACTCAGCACTCCCGCCTTCTTCCCCACCCCGCGTGCCCCGCaccctacacccccccaccccgccctcagCACCCCCGCCCTACACCCCACCACCCCGCGTGCCCCGCACTCAGCACCCTCACCCTACATCCCCCGCACTCCCGCCCTACATCCCCTACCTCGCGTGCCCCGCATTCAGCACCCCCGCCCTACACCCCCACACCCCGCGTGCCCCGCACTCAGCACCCCCACCCTATACCCCACCACCCCATGCATCCCGCACTCCCGCCCTACACCCCCACCACCCCGTGGGCCCGCACTAAGCACTCCCTCCCTCACCTGACCTGGCTTCAGGCCAGCAAACACCCGGCACGCCTCCCCCTTACCCCCGCACAACCGTTGACCGCTACAGGCCCCTCTTCGCCTCACTCCTCCATCCCGACCCCCTCTCCAATCCGCCCCCCACAATACCTCGGTCCCCACTTGGCAGCTCGTGGCCGCGGAGCCCTGGCCAACCGTCGAGGGAGGCGACCGTTACTGGCGAGGGACGGAGGCCCCCACAGGACATAGCTCCTGAAGGGTGGAACGAGCCCAAGGAGCTGCCGGAGGgcggggtgttggggggaggtaTGGAGGCTCCCCTGGGCCACAACTCCCTGGCATGTAGTGCGAAGCGGGGGCAACACGGGCTTTCACCTGAGGTTTGTCCAGACCAGGCTTCTGCGGAGATTAACCTGCCCCATGGGCAGGGGAGCGGCCGGAGGGCTCGCTACAGGCTACGCCATCCACCCAAACTCCTGCCACGTGCACACCATGCCCCCGCCTGCATTTTACACGATGCCGGGTGTATAGTAAACACATAACACACACTGCTCTGTGCACAGGACGGGGGGCCAACTGAGGAAGGGGCGCGGCAGTACATTTTTGCCACATTTCTCTGGCAGCGTCATGATTTTCAAACTggatctttcatttttaaaatattaagcgGAGCCACGCGAATCAGTTTGCAGAACCACAGCCTAAGTTCCCAGCCGTCCTTCTCGCAAATATCATTATATAAATGTACCCCCCCACCATGCAGCACTGCTTGCATCAGAATGCAGAGACACAAAAATAACCAAGAAATATGAGCCGCGTTCATTAATCTCAGTGGGGCTTTTAACTTTGAAGCTTATGGTAATTTACACGTCTACATTGTTGAGATTTCAGCAAGAACAATGAACTCAATTAGGGCTGTGGGTCGAGACTGGGATATTATTCTGAGCAGAGGTTTCTCACACCACTACTTTTATTTTCCATTGTGACCCCTGTTCCCTGGAGATATGGGGAGACCTCAAGTCCCCACTGTGTAATTGGCTGCTCACAATAGTCATGGCAGGATTAAACTAACATTTCTGCCTGATCAAATGGACTTCCCAGCCTGTGGGGGCAACTGTAGCTTTATACTCAAACGCAACCAAATTAAAGTATCTGTTTGTCTGTAGTCTCATGTCTCAGACAAATCCTGCAATTCCTAGGCTGtccttgtctctctcagaagATGAAGGAGAATGGAGAAATGGAGAAATAATTTACCTGTCAAGTCTTGTATTCTGATCACACTTCCTTGCCCTAAGGGCACAAAGATTATAAAGCAAGCTCTAAAGTCTGCTATACCAGCAAAGATTTGTCTCTCTTTCAGCTATATGTGCCCTGACTCAGAATGGAGTTTGGACTAATATTACAAATGCCAGTCTCTCACTCATAGAAGCAGCTACAAATTTTGTTGCTGATTGAAACACACATCTGAGGTGGACAAGGGTGCTGTGCCAGGGCCCAACATGTAGGTTCGAGTAGGGTAGGTGACTATAACAATACTTCCAAGCACTGTGATCCCATGAGTCCATCCACTCTAAGAATGGCTTAAAATCATGCTTTTTTCAAAATAAcatgtttggggttctttttgttGATCATTGCTTATACCAGAGTTGTGGAACTTTAAAATGTAGCTCTTCACCTCACCTCTTTTCTTCACTGCTGCACATCTAGCTACAAAAGAtagatgacaggtttcacagtagctgccctgttagtctgtatccgcaaaaagaaaaggagtacttgtggcaccttagagacaaacacatttatttgagcataagcttaaatACTATTTGCATTAGAATGATGCCCATGATTTGCTAGGTGCTGCAAAGACAGCCCTGGCTCCTAGAGATTATTATCTAAAAAGGACAGAGCAGAATACACAGGTTGTGGGGAAACGGATATGTCTCAAATGCTGGGGGCCGGAGGCAAGCAGCCCCTAAGGCTGCCCCTCTTTCAGGGGTGCCCAACCTACTCTGTGACTAAGGCCACAGCcacccactggcacctgaccTGGGCCCCGCTATACGCACCCAGGCTGGGGGCCGGTATGAGTAGGCTGAGCGCCTCATGGCCCACACCGTGCGCCCTCCCCCGGCAGTAGAGGCTCCCTGCTGCGAGGCCGGAGTCGCTAGCCGCGGGCCGAGCGCGGGAAAAGGATTTAGGGCCGCAGCTAAAACTAGACAGGGCAGCGTCAGCGGCATCCCGGGTCGATGGGAGGGGACTGGTCGAGGCGGGAGCGGAGGCGGGGCAGGCCGGGCCGGGGcggagccgagccgagcccagGCCTAGAACTCTGGAGGCTTTGGGCGCAGCCTGGGGACCATGCAGCGGGATGTGGGCAGCTTTCCGCTAGCCCCCGGCCTCAGGGCTAAGCTCATCGGAGCCGGCTTCCAGACggcccaggagctgctggagatcGGGCCCTGCGAGCTCAGCAAAGGTACCGGACTGAGACCcattgggggaggggtctggtttcacccccgccccccaagggCGCCGACCCCACGTCTCTAGCTCTAGCTCAACGGCGGTGCTTTCTCCCTTCGCACCCCTActgcccctgctcttccccagcccaggacTGCACACGCCCTGACTGCCCCTTCCCAGCAGACCCGGACCGTCTACTCACTCTGTAGCTTCTTCTAAAGTCCCATCTGCGCCCCCAACGAgcctctctctcacccccagGCCGGCGTTCTCTCCCCAAGACCTCTAAATCCTTACCAGGGGTGCtggctggaacagtttttatgcTGAGagccaaattgtaaaccctgtatataatggaaatcacttcaatcCAGGGggtacagcagcacccccagcacctctagtgcCAGCACTTATGTTCCTTACCCTCTAGGCACATTTTCGTCCTCCCCAAGACCCTTCTCTACAGACCAGGTGTCACCCTGAGCCACCCCCAAGCACCCCTCCAGCCAAGGACCTCCCCACTTCTCTCGCCTTGGGAGCTTCCTCTCTTAGGGCCCACAGGCTGGGATTCCCCTCATtgttccatccccagacaccaCAGCCCAGGTTTTATCTTCAGTCACCCTATCCTAGGACTTTTCTTGGGGCTCCTTTCAATGTCCTCCCCCAATTCCCCCAGTCTGTTCTGTGATTTTGAGAATTGATTATAAACAGAGCTCCACTGCCTACATGGGAAACCAGGCTAACACCTTGCTAGTAAGAATGGGGTTTTAACAATTGGCTAGTTTAATTAATTGGTTCATGTGTATAAAGCACTTCACTTCAGCAGTGTTCAAGTATTGTGGTTGGACTCCCTGAGAGGATGGTCTTATCTCATCCAGTCTTCATACAGGTCTGAAGAAGTGAAAGGAAAACATTTTcccatgtttaattttttttacctaTATCTCAGTAAAAAGGATCTGACTCTGACAGAGGATCCTGCTTTTGTTGAGAACTAAATGGAAACGAGACACTGAGAAAGGAGAGCTGTAACAGGTtacccccacacatacacatctcaggttctaaaccaggggttctcaaactgggggttgggaccctcaggaagttgcaaggttattacatggggggttgcaagctgccagcctccaccccaaaccctgctttgcctccagcatttataatggtgttaaatatataaaaacttgtttttaatttattagggggatcacattcagaggcttgctatgtgaaaggggtcaccagtacaaaagtttgagaaccactgttctaaagcaAGTAAAGGGGTGTGAAATTGGTTACAAAGGTAAAGATCACAAGAAACTAGAATAGATCTTCCAATTCACTAAGATAAATGTATGAAATATATTATATCAGCTTTTATCTTTTCTCTGATCAAAGTGAAATAAATATATCTTTTAGTTGATGGGCAGTTTATCTGAAATATTAATATATCTTGCATTGTTCCATTACTGTGTATAACTTCACTTGGATTTGAAATAGTCTTAGGCCCTTGAATATGCTTCTGTGTTATTTGCTGCTTATGACCACTAGGTGTCAATGTCATTTAGTTAAAACTACTTTATTacctgtaaaaacaaaaagaggacttgtggcatcttagagcatcggatgaagtgagctgtagctcacgaaagcttatgctcaaataaatttgttagtctctaaggtgccacaagtcctcctcatttttgcagatacagactaactctgaaacctgtctttattacCTGTGATTCTGAACCCATTAATCAGAAGATGTGTTTTTTCCAGTGAGCAGTAACTTACTACATTAGTCCCTGATGATGTGACAACAGGAAATTTGTCCTCCCAGGTCCCATCGAAATCTATGACATAGGTCACTTCTGGTCTCTCGTTTGGAGGTCCCTTCTTTGGCATGCACACTCCCACCTGAACTTGAACAAACCACATTAATTGCTGTTGGAGTCACTTCCTTTGTGTTTGGTTCAGCTCCTGCAGATCTTATTAGTGGTGTCATGTTGGTATGATGAGCTTCTAGTGGGATAGAAACCAGTAGTCAGTCTCTTTTCTGGCCATGATACGAACATTtatcttctgaaaaaaaaatcctgtcatCACCAAAAGAGAATGAATATTAAAGAAAGCTGGTGTTAAGTGATTGGAAGAAGAAATTtgtggtctgatttttcagaggggctgagtgcctgcagcttccattgacttcagtgggatttgtgagTCCTTGgtacttctaaaaatcaggccactagTTTTTAATTCCAAAGAATGAAAGTAGGTAAGCATGAGTAGTCTGTTTCCATCATTAATCCAAAAATATTAATGCTTTTTGGCAGGTCTTTTTAACTGGTCTAATTGCAGAGCCTATAAATCCAGCAGAAACTGTCTTCTCTATTTATACTGGGACCTGTTGTTTGTAAAAAATATACCGTCccatgcttttattttttcagaaatTGGAATCTCTAAAGAGGAGGCACTAGAAACCTTGCAAATTGTAAGAAGAGAATGTCACAGTAATGCAACAAAGACTGCTGGTGAACCTGAAGCTGTTGGGAAGTGCACAGCACTAGAACTCTTGGAACAAGAACAATCACAGGGCTTCATAATCACCTTCTGTTCAGCGCTAGATGATATTCTGGGAGGTGGTGTGCAACTAACAAAAATCACGGAGATCTGTGGAGCACCAGGTGTTGGGAAAACCCAGTTATGGTATTTTTATATTACCTCGGTTCAACTAGGAATCTAATAATACTGAATGTAACTAGGACCAAAGTCCTTTTATTCTTGTTGTTATGGCTGCAACCCCAGATTCCATGGTGTATTACAGAAATATCTTGGTATTGGTAATATCTCCTGCTCAGTTTACCCCTCACCAGAACTAACTGTCACTTTTGAGATAAATTGGGAGTGGGGGATTGTAGACAATAACATATTATTTAATTATCCTTCTATCTTTAACTCTTTTTGTTTCTTCTGACAGTATGCAGCTGGCAGTAGATGTGCAGATTCCAGAATGTTTTGGGGGGCTTGCTGGAGAAGCAGTTTTCATTGATACAGAGGGAAGCTTTATGGTAGAGAGAGTGGTAGACATTGCAACTGCCTGTGTTCAGCACTGCCAGCTTATTGCTGAAACACATCAGGAAGAAGGTATATTACCAAGCTGTGTTCCTTTCAGTATGATAGGCTAACATTCTTATACTGGTGTATGTGCGAAACTAATTAAATGTAGGCAAGCTGTATTACatttaaaagctttattttgcATATAGAAAGCTAGGAGGACAAGTTGTCAAGGTGTCAGGTCCAGCAGCCTTGGCATATGAATATTAGGACCACATTGAGCAAAGAACTTGTTGATGTTTAACAGATCTGAGGGGACACCTATATCACATGAGTTAGTACCCACACATTAAATATTGTCTGGTTAATTTTGACTAAGTGTCATTTTGATCAGCTGGCTTGATAGTTACATtactgaacacttttttttttttttttttaaacttagtttTCATTTTTGCAGCAGTCTTCTCTGCAGGTTTTAGTGAATATGTGTGCATATCCTGAGACCGCTTCTGATACAATTTCCAGAAGGTGATTGTGCTGCCCACTTTCAAGCCAGATGGAAAGGAAATTTCCTTCCACTCTTAATTGTTGACCGATaacttcctttttctgttttacaaattttcaaatgttgtttttgttgttaggtgctggagacaggagttgGAGGAATGATGAGAGTAATAATGTGTtgagcacagatttttttttctcccccccccagacTTTCAAAAATCCCTGGAGACTTTCTCCCTTGAAAGTATTCTTTCTCATATCTATTACTTCCGTTGTCATGACTACACAGAGCTGCTAGCACAGGTCTACCTCCTCCCAGACTTCCTTTCAGAGCATTCAAAGGTAAGGCTTACTGCAGACTTAGATGAAAGATGCCTTACGTATTTGGAGATGTATTGAAGACATTGAGGATTTGTTCATTGGCATGAGAAAAGGTCTATCCATCTGAGGTTCCAAGCAGACCATGAACCTGGGAACTGAGATTTGGCTGCTGCCAAACCTCAGATGTGTAAATTTGtgcttcttttttctctctcaactCTTGCTACCAATTTCCTCTTCCTAATAACTTCCTTCCTTTTAACCTGCTTAATCTCTATCCTAATGTTACAACTCTTGAGGCACCACACCACAAATACTACATATTCTTAGTGCAACAGATGCCCTTGGAAAATGTATCTCTAGGTCATGTTTGCACTTCATCAACATGATGTAACAATGCCAGGATGACATAGTGCCAGTTTTCTCCTCCAAGGACAGAATCCATCACCAAAAGAACCCATCAGCATCTTGGCAGCCAGAGGCTGACTCTTTTCTGTTACTATGAGCAACTTGAGCATGCAGCTTAATTGTATAGTGGACAACTGCTGAATAGTTGCCTAGGTTCTGAGTGTAGCAGTATTGTAATGCAGATTTCCTCCACCTCCTTTCAAGATTTTTAGATTCTTCAGGGAAAATCTCTCCCCAACAAGCTGCTCTGTGACTCCGTGTAACAGAGTACAAATGACTAGTGTTTAGGAATGTTATCCAGGATACGGGTTGTGTCTaatatttcattttccatttttggaTGATCTTTTTAGTTTTAGTTGTGCTCAGAGTATACTTGCCTCTGGTATTGCCCTCTCTTTGCCAGGTACTAAAGCTGCCTTGTTGTGCTGGCCACCCAGGAGAGCGCACAGCCTCATTAGCACAGTAGCAAAGGGCTGCCATTCTGTTGTGCCATCTGTGCAGATTAGTGATGCTTGGCTTTGAATCTGATATTCTGATGGTTGGGAACTACAAGACACTCTGGTGATTCTTTCTGCAGCCTAATATGTGACCTAACAGACAGTGGCAGTGCCATTTTGTGTTAAAACTGGCCCAATCTCTCCATGCAGCCTCATAGCTAAGAGACAGTCTGGGAACTCCAGAACAGCTCCtaactttattttgtattatgaaTGACATGGATCCTTTTTTCAGATAGCTGTGGTGGGCAGCAGTGTAATTTACCTCCATAGGTACTGTCTACACTAAAGAGAAGACTATGATTTATAGTCATAAAAACAACTTCAGCTTGAATGGGTTTGCCCTGGTGTGGACAGGGCAACTGTTATCAAGATTAGGTTATTGTCTATTTTGAGTGCCTTAAACTCACAGTGCTGCTAATTTTGTAACAAATGCAATAGAAATAAATCTGGTAAATTACCATCATACCTCAGTATCTATTAATCTGATAGGCATGTAGATGGGATAATACAATTCGCCTTTCTAGTCTACTGGATTATTGTACTGTTAAACTGATTTGCTCATTCCTATAAGGGCAGGAGTGAATTTTATAGCCAATATGAGGCACCAGACAGACACTTAGAATCTTGTGAAAGAGAATCTCTGGGGAAAAATGGGAGAAAGCAAGAGGGTCTTGTTTTAATTCTGATGATTTCAGCTCCACCTCCCATTTCAAATTCTTCTTTCCTGTCAGATTCCCAGTGCCATTTCCCAAAGTGACATTTGCTTCAGGCTTGTATGTTCCAGCCCTAAAGCTATTTTCCAGTGATGTGTTAAATCAATAGTGCAACAACAAGGTTTTCCCATTGTCATTTTCAAGCTTTTGCCTTGCCCAGTAATGCAAGAATTTGCAGAATCCCATGATTGTGCTGTTTTAGCAACCAGGCATTTGAACAATACAAGACTACCAGGTCTCCCTCCTATACTTGAAGCAATTTTGTCCATAACAGCTATTGCAAATGAAACTGGAATAAATCAAAATCCTCATCTGCTATGGATGGTGATGAGCCTGTAGCAGTGTTTGTTTTCTAGTTTTAGCTAATGCACGCTCCAAAAGAAACTGTTCAGCAAAGCAAACATCTACAGGGGAGACTGACACTGAACTCCATAGCGTAGTGCCTAGTATATCTGTAAATTTCTGTTAAAATCCATGTTTCCAAGCTTGATCTCTTACAGCCTCAGTACCTTGATGAGTTACTTTAACAGTGAAGTTCATCCTGTTGATTTGTGAGGGTGAAATTAAAATAATAGGAGTTCAAGTTGAGTAGGCTGAAAAGTAACAACTGATGCTTAACTTTCTCttctcagtttccattctcaaTCACTACTTTTGTCCAGCTTTTTATCTTAGTGTGTTATTGGGCACATATAGATAGCAAATATAAGACTTTATTTTATATGAAATAGATTCTGacacacttgaaatattctgtCAGATGTCATCACTAGTTTATAGGATACAAGCTTaacaccatttttttcttttttttttttgctttctatgTTTAGGTCCGATTGGTTATTGTGGATGGAATTGCCTTTCCTTTTCGCCATGACTTTGAGGACCTCTCACTGCGAACGCGGCTTCTGAATGGCTTAGCACAACAGTTGATCAGCATAGCAAATGCCCATAAGTTAGCTGTGAGTTTGGGGGTGAGGTTGAGTCAAAGGAGATGCAGTTTTACAATATGCAAAGTACACAACAGGACACTACTAATGCGGTTATCTGCTGCctgaaaacagcaaaataaaactgCAGGCATGCAACTAGAGCTTGTTTGCGCCTGTTAATAGATACAGTAGCTAGATATTAACAACCACCTGTTAATAGCAATATAGCTAACCTGTGGAGGGAAGGGGCAAAGACACACAAAGCTGACCATGCCCTCTCTCCATCTGGGAGGACCAAAGTGGTGCTTATACCTTGTAGAGATGGAGGGGGTGCAGAAGAGGGTCTACCACCATCAGTAAGGTCAAGAGGGAATGTTTTCCCATGGCAGCTGTTTTCTGTTACAGTGAAACATCACTTAAAGTGAAGTTCTTTTCACAGATGTTTAATTCTGCCCAGCTGAACTGGTCTTTTGTCACCGGTAGCTTCTCTTATTAAAAACACCTGGAAAGAGGAGAGCTAGAGCTTGTGCCTTCCTTCAGCTTCTCCCCACATGTGTGCGCACATTTAAATAAACTAGGAATCCTTAATTTGTCTTAGATTGGGCCTACTGGTTTGGAAATAACCACTGTTTTCATGAAAGGACCACATCGAGGGAGGAAAACCACTTTCTTTGCTGTGGTTTGGCTCATTGCTCTGGCATCCATGGAAACTCATAGTTTCCTGCCTGTAGATTGTTTCTGCATCATTTAGCTCAGTATGAAAGTCTGCAAATGTGCAGCCATCTAGCCAGCAGATGGCATTCAGGAGCTACAGCTAAATATAGGGGTGTTTTTTGAGACCTTACAACACAGGGAAGCATTATTCAGGAATTAAAGCTTCCACAGTCTCAAAATGGTGCTTGTCCACACAATTTCCAGGTGACTTGATTCCTTGTCATCCAGAATGCTGTCATGCAATTGGCTTTTGTCTGTACTGCTAAAAATAAATCCTCCTCCTGTGTTTCCTTAGATAACCACAGGAAGGAAAAGAGCATAACTGCATTCTGCCAGTGTAACACATTTGTGCCTGCTGATGACAGTAAGCCACACACATGAATTATGAAGGGCTTTCCTTCATATGTACGCACCACGGGATACATGTATTATGTGACTGTATTTTGTACAGTTTTCTCTCATATTCGCATCCAGCCCATACATTAGTTGTCTCGTGAACTTGAAAGAGAATAGCTTTAATCATATAGGTCTCTTTTCTTCACCCAAATGatacatatatattttgttttattgaacAGGGAAGCGGTACAGCACAAACATCCCTTCCTAAAGAAATGATAAATCACAATGTATAGGAAGTCGTCTAATGAATTAACTAGTCAGGCAAGAATTGCACAGCAGTAATAAAACCAAACACTGAAAGACCTTGGGTTTGGGATAGGTGCTGGTTTTTTCAGTAAACTGAAATGAACATTACAATGAAGAATATCTGCAAAATTACCAAATCTAGTGTATCAAGTCAGCTGTTACCTCCTTTGCTCCTTTTTTATCTCTTTCCCCACCATTACCTCCATTCTACCAGGAATCTAATCTAGACTGTCTGTGAGCCGCCTACAAAGATTCATGCTGTAACAACACTCCCCCACTCTGTCTGTTCTCCTGCGTATTGCTTTGTATTGTACCTACTTGCGCGTTTTTagactaggagctgcagggattcTGCTAATTGCTGAGCACATGCACACTTTGTACATCACTGTGTACATTTATGGCACACTGGGTGATGTCTGCCCCTGTGCCAAAGGGCCTATGCATGTGAATAATAGAATTTGTGCTAACTACTGTTTGGATGTCTGTGTAACGTAACAGCTTGTATGATGTTTGTGCATCTAGGATGACAAGAAGGTTTAGCTTTAGAGTTGCAGTCCTGAATGAGAGCAATCCCCACTCCCTAggagactgaaaatatttttgcagagTTCTACTAATCTGCTTTGGATAGTGATACCGTAAATGTTCCCAGCCTCTCTTTACTTGTGCAAAagtcccattgcagtcagtgggagtcttgcttGAGTAATAATGGCAGCATTAGATTATTAATATAGCTTTTTTTGATGCAGACTTGGAAAAtcagttttttattttcttacatGACAGTTTccctgtatttttctttttttccttctctttcccctgctcccccctctctttttttttttttaggtagtTTTGACAAATCAAATGACAACAAGGATTGGACAAAGTCAGTCAATGTTGGTACCTGCTTTAGGTAGGTGTTTAGCCAGCAAGTTGAAAATTACATTATCCtttgaatgtttgtttttcatgaacaaaaacctgaaaatgtTGGCTGTAATTTCTGTGGCTGCAGGAAAATGCTGAGCATTGGCAGTAAAATTACCTGAACCTGTGATGActtactactgctgctgctggagagacCTGAAATACAACTAGCTATGTTGTTTTCACTACAGGCCTCAGTTGctacttttaaaacaaattataagATCAAATATGGCATCTGAGATCCCAGCCTAAAAAAggatttactttttatttgtttacaattttgttttgaaagcgatttttataatattttaagtTGCAGACTGTGAATGTTACTAGTTCGAgcctttttcccctctccttttttAACTCCAAGTAATGTTTTATACTAAAACCTGAAATTAGCTTTGTTAGGACTCCTGAATTTGACTGAATTGCTTCTTGAGGGGAGATAATAGAGCAGCAAATCTATACT comes from Caretta caretta isolate rCarCar2 chromosome 17, rCarCar1.hap1, whole genome shotgun sequence and encodes:
- the RAD51C gene encoding DNA repair protein RAD51 homolog 3 isoform X4 — its product is MQRDVGSFPLAPGLRAKLIGAGFQTAQELLEIGPCELSKEIGISKEEALETLQIVRRECHSNATKTAGEPEAVGKCTALELLEQEQSQGFIITFCSALDDILGGGVQLTKITEICGAPGVGKTQLCMQLAVDVQIPECFGGLAGEAVFIDTEGSFMVERVVDIATACVQHCQLIAETHQEEDFQKSLETFSLESILSHIYYFRCHDYTELLAQVYLLPDFLSEHSKVVLTNQMTTRIGQSQSMLVPALGESWGHAATIRLIFHWENKQRLATLYKSPSQKESTVPFHITPYGFRDVHPPPPSQTPAEVEINPRKRPRIEGDKQ
- the RAD51C gene encoding DNA repair protein RAD51 homolog 3 isoform X2 → MQRDVGSFPLAPGLRAKLIGAGFQTAQELLEIGPCELSKEIGISKEEALETLQIVRRECHSNATKTAGEPEAVGKCTALELLEQEQSQGFIITFCSALDDILGGGVQLTKITEICGAPGVGKTHMQLAVDVQIPECFGGLAGEAVFIDTEGSFMVERVVDIATACVQHCQLIAETHQEEDFQKSLETFSLESILSHIYYFRCHDYTELLAQVYLLPDFLSEHSKVRLVIVDGIAFPFRHDFEDLSLRTRLLNGLAQQLISIANAHKLAVVLTNQMTTRIGQSQSMLVPALGESWGHAATIRLIFHWENKQRLATLYKSPSQKESTVPFHITPYGFRDVHPPPPSQTPAEVEINPRKRPRIEGDKQ
- the RAD51C gene encoding DNA repair protein RAD51 homolog 3 isoform X1 — encoded protein: MQRDVGSFPLAPGLRAKLIGAGFQTAQELLEIGPCELSKEIGISKEEALETLQIVRRECHSNATKTAGEPEAVGKCTALELLEQEQSQGFIITFCSALDDILGGGVQLTKITEICGAPGVGKTQLCMQLAVDVQIPECFGGLAGEAVFIDTEGSFMVERVVDIATACVQHCQLIAETHQEEDFQKSLETFSLESILSHIYYFRCHDYTELLAQVYLLPDFLSEHSKVRLVIVDGIAFPFRHDFEDLSLRTRLLNGLAQQLISIANAHKLAVVLTNQMTTRIGQSQSMLVPALGESWGHAATIRLIFHWENKQRLATLYKSPSQKESTVPFHITPYGFRDVHPPPPSQTPAEVEINPRKRPRIEGDKQ
- the RAD51C gene encoding DNA repair protein RAD51 homolog 3 isoform X3; the encoded protein is MQRDVGSFPLAPGLRAKLIGAGFQTAQELLEIGPCELSKEIGISKEEALETLQIVRRECHSNATKTAGEPEAVGKCTALELLEQEQSQGFIITFCSALDDILGGGVQLTKITEICGAPGVGKTQLCMQLAVDVQIPECFGGLAGEAVFIDTEGSFMVERVVDIATACVQHCQLIAETHQEEDFQKSLETFSLESILSHIYYFRCHDYTELLAQVYLLPDFLSEHSKVRLVIVDGIAFPFRHDFEDLSLRTRLLNGLAQQLISIANAHKLAVVLTNQMTTRIGQSQSMLVPALGESWGHAATIRLIFHWENKQSLMASGMCILHLQARPQQKLKLTLENGHG